One genomic segment of Rhizobium viscosum includes these proteins:
- a CDS encoding efflux RND transporter permease subunit translates to MISGFFISRPRFAIVVAVILCLAGGLSIFGLPIAQYPNITPPSITVSAFYPGANAEVIAKVVGDPLETAINGVDDMIYMSSNSSDAGTYTLTVTFAVGTDPNLAQINVQNRAQLATAQLPAAVSQQGITVRARSPDFLVAFGFYSHDHTLSELDIANYLSMNVTDALSRVPGVGEASVMGSSQYSMRIWMDPVRMAALEITPDDVASAIQGQNIQASIGQVGGPPSQDNAKVQYTLVAQGRLEETEAFGDIIVKTGQAGALVRIRDIGRVELGAQSYASSVRVNGAPGAMLVVNQSPRANALGTADAVTKELESLSQQFPRGLSYEPVYDSTQFVRASIREIIITLAITFIIVVAVTFLFLGEWRATVIPALAIPASLIATFAVLYVAGFSINLITLLALILATGLVVDDAILVVENVQRLMKDQGLDAKTASERAMRQVTGPIISTTMVLLGVFVPTAFLQGINGQLYRQFAITISASLVFSSFIGLTLSPALCATLLRRPAELSGPLARFESALEKTRNGYARVVGGLARRVVIVLGILAATIVVAMLLFLKVPSSFLPDEDQGFLFVDLQLPNASTLSTTEKTMQQVEAALRETEGVAKVVTISGFSLLQGGSVPNRGFAIVMLDPWEKRDAPNLSTTALLASLNARFSTLPQANVAVFAPPPIPGIGQVGGLDFRLQARLGQSPEDISQVARALIAAASRTPEIAIASSSFSADVPRVFVNVNRVRAESLGVSVDQIYSTLGAQFGGRYVNDFTHDGRSFKVNLQADSQFRSIPDDVLNLHVRSRDGAMVPLRTLVTLEPDLGPFTLSRYNLFPAAPINGIPAVGTSSARAMAAFESAASEVLPEGYGYEWSGLSLQERQSAAQTPMILALALIFAFLFLVAQYESWTLPVSIILSLSFAALGAITALAVSGLENSLYAQIGIVLLIGLASKNAILIVEFARVERERGLSIVDSAVSAAGQRFRAVMMTAVSFILGMIPLVVATGAGANARQALGVTILGGMLAATTVGILLIPGLFVVVERFAEWFSGRFTRPLDDAREAERAEQRRSSR, encoded by the coding sequence ATGATTTCGGGCTTCTTCATCTCTCGTCCGCGGTTCGCAATTGTCGTCGCCGTTATTTTGTGCCTTGCCGGCGGCCTATCAATTTTCGGACTTCCCATTGCCCAATATCCCAACATAACGCCGCCAAGCATCACGGTTTCAGCTTTCTATCCCGGCGCCAATGCCGAGGTTATCGCAAAGGTGGTCGGGGACCCGCTGGAAACAGCGATCAATGGCGTCGATGACATGATATATATGTCATCAAACAGCTCCGATGCCGGTACCTATACGCTAACGGTGACCTTCGCCGTCGGCACCGATCCCAACCTCGCCCAGATCAACGTCCAGAATCGCGCTCAACTTGCAACCGCACAGCTGCCGGCCGCGGTCTCCCAGCAGGGGATCACCGTGCGGGCCCGCTCTCCTGATTTCCTGGTGGCCTTCGGTTTCTACTCCCACGATCACACGCTCAGCGAACTCGACATTGCCAATTACCTCTCCATGAATGTGACAGACGCCCTGTCGCGCGTGCCGGGTGTCGGCGAAGCGTCGGTGATGGGATCGTCACAATATAGCATGCGCATCTGGATGGATCCGGTGCGCATGGCAGCGCTCGAGATAACGCCGGATGATGTCGCATCGGCAATTCAAGGTCAGAATATTCAGGCGTCGATCGGCCAGGTCGGCGGTCCACCTTCGCAAGACAATGCGAAGGTTCAGTACACGCTGGTCGCCCAAGGACGACTTGAGGAGACCGAAGCCTTCGGCGACATTATCGTGAAGACAGGCCAGGCGGGTGCCCTCGTTCGCATTCGCGATATCGGCCGGGTCGAACTCGGGGCGCAAAGCTACGCGTCCAGCGTGAGAGTGAACGGAGCTCCCGGTGCAATGCTCGTCGTCAATCAGTCGCCGCGCGCCAATGCGCTGGGTACGGCAGATGCTGTGACCAAGGAGCTTGAAAGTCTCTCGCAACAGTTTCCGCGCGGTCTGAGCTATGAGCCGGTTTATGACTCGACGCAGTTCGTGCGCGCATCCATTCGCGAAATCATCATAACGCTCGCTATCACCTTCATAATTGTGGTGGCGGTCACCTTCTTGTTTCTTGGCGAATGGCGCGCCACCGTCATTCCCGCACTCGCAATTCCGGCATCGCTGATCGCCACATTCGCCGTTCTTTATGTCGCGGGGTTTTCAATTAATCTCATCACGCTGCTTGCGCTCATACTGGCGACGGGACTTGTTGTCGATGACGCCATTCTCGTCGTGGAAAATGTGCAGCGGCTGATGAAGGATCAGGGATTGGACGCAAAAACTGCCAGTGAAAGAGCCATGCGACAGGTCACCGGCCCGATCATTTCCACGACGATGGTGCTGCTGGGTGTCTTTGTTCCGACGGCATTTCTGCAGGGCATTAACGGCCAGCTTTACCGGCAGTTTGCGATCACAATCTCCGCATCGCTCGTCTTTTCATCTTTTATCGGTCTAACCTTGAGCCCGGCCCTTTGCGCGACCCTTCTCCGCAGGCCGGCAGAACTCAGCGGGCCGTTGGCGAGATTCGAGTCCGCGCTGGAAAAGACGCGAAATGGCTATGCCCGTGTTGTCGGCGGTCTCGCTCGGCGTGTCGTCATCGTTCTTGGCATCCTTGCCGCCACGATCGTCGTAGCAATGCTGCTTTTCCTGAAAGTACCGTCGTCATTCCTGCCGGATGAGGATCAGGGCTTCCTCTTTGTGGATCTTCAGCTGCCCAATGCATCTACACTTTCGACCACGGAAAAAACGATGCAACAGGTTGAAGCGGCGCTGCGAGAAACGGAGGGCGTTGCGAAAGTCGTGACGATATCCGGTTTCAGCCTTCTGCAGGGCGGCTCTGTGCCGAATCGCGGCTTCGCCATTGTTATGCTGGATCCTTGGGAAAAAAGAGACGCGCCAAACCTGTCAACAACAGCCTTGCTGGCATCGCTCAATGCGCGCTTCTCGACCCTTCCGCAGGCCAACGTTGCGGTATTCGCTCCTCCGCCGATCCCCGGCATCGGGCAGGTGGGTGGATTGGACTTCAGGCTGCAAGCTCGCCTGGGTCAGTCGCCGGAAGACATCAGTCAGGTGGCGCGGGCACTGATAGCCGCGGCCAGCCGGACACCGGAGATTGCGATTGCATCCAGTTCTTTCTCGGCGGATGTTCCCCGGGTTTTCGTAAATGTCAATCGCGTGCGTGCCGAAAGCCTGGGCGTGAGCGTCGATCAAATTTATTCAACGCTCGGTGCGCAGTTCGGCGGAAGATACGTCAACGATTTCACGCATGACGGCAGATCATTCAAGGTCAACCTGCAGGCGGACAGCCAGTTCAGATCAATTCCGGATGATGTTCTCAATCTGCATGTCAGAAGCCGCGATGGCGCGATGGTACCCCTGCGCACCCTGGTAACCCTGGAACCGGACCTCGGACCGTTTACGCTGTCGCGGTATAATCTTTTTCCCGCCGCTCCGATAAACGGAATCCCGGCTGTAGGAACCAGTTCGGCTCGGGCGATGGCGGCTTTCGAGAGCGCGGCCTCAGAAGTGCTGCCTGAAGGCTACGGCTACGAATGGTCGGGGCTGTCCCTGCAGGAGCGGCAATCTGCGGCGCAGACCCCTATGATTTTGGCGCTGGCGCTCATCTTTGCGTTCCTGTTTCTTGTTGCCCAATACGAAAGCTGGACTCTGCCGGTCTCGATTATCCTCTCGCTCTCCTTTGCCGCTTTAGGCGCAATCACGGCGCTCGCGGTATCAGGGCTGGAAAACTCGCTATATGCCCAGATTGGTATCGTTCTGCTGATTGGCCTCGCTTCGAAAAATGCCATCCTGATCGTCGAATTTGCGCGCGTTGAGCGGGAGCGCGGGCTCTCGATTGTTGATTCAGCGGTTTCCGCAGCGGGTCAGCGTTTTAGGGCGGTCATGATGACTGCCGTTTCGTTTATCTTGGGGATGATCCCGCTGGTGGTCGCAACGGGCGCCGGCGCCAACGCCCGCCAGGCACTTGGCGTCACCATCCTCGGAGGCATGTTGGCGGCAACGACCGTTGGAATATTGTTGATCCCGGGATTGTTTGTCGTTGTGGAACGATTTGCAGAATGGTTTTCCGGCCGGTTCACCCGCCCGCTCGACGATGCTCGGGAAGCAGAGAGGGCGGAACAGCGACGGTCGTCACGCTGA
- a CDS encoding ABC transporter permease produces the protein MAITLDQTIGQKQRSWLATILGGQTFWVLIAVILACIFLSMTTDSFATSKNIYNITRNVTFVAIIALGMTLVIITGGIDLSVGSVLCLCSMVLAVVMHAGYSIEIGIAASIGTALVVGAFNGLLIAYLGFPPFVVTLGMLSIARSLAMVASNNTVVFQFGPDHDKLLALGGGAWFFGIANPVLYMVVLALLTGFVLRWTKFGRYVFAIGGNEHAATLTGVPVQVIKVVVYMISALSAGVAGIIQTGWLGAVTTNIGAGMELQVIAAAVIGGANLAGGVGTAFGALIGAALIEVIRNSLGLLGINAFWQGSFIGGAIVLAVLFDRIRNLRRDE, from the coding sequence ATGGCGATTACACTTGACCAGACGATCGGGCAGAAGCAACGGAGTTGGCTTGCGACAATCTTGGGCGGCCAGACATTCTGGGTTCTGATTGCGGTCATTCTCGCCTGCATTTTTCTGTCGATGACGACAGACTCTTTTGCAACGTCGAAGAACATCTACAACATCACCCGCAACGTCACGTTCGTCGCGATTATCGCGCTGGGCATGACGCTGGTCATCATCACTGGCGGCATCGATTTGTCCGTGGGCTCCGTGCTCTGCCTGTGCAGTATGGTGCTGGCGGTCGTCATGCATGCGGGGTACAGCATTGAGATCGGCATCGCTGCGTCGATCGGTACTGCTCTCGTGGTAGGAGCTTTCAACGGCCTATTGATTGCCTATCTCGGCTTCCCACCCTTCGTCGTCACGCTCGGGATGCTGTCGATTGCGCGCAGCCTGGCGATGGTTGCATCCAACAACACTGTCGTTTTCCAGTTCGGGCCTGATCACGACAAGCTGCTGGCGTTGGGTGGCGGCGCTTGGTTTTTCGGCATCGCCAATCCAGTGCTCTACATGGTCGTGCTGGCGCTCCTTACCGGCTTTGTGCTGCGCTGGACCAAGTTCGGCCGCTATGTTTTTGCCATCGGCGGCAATGAACATGCCGCGACACTGACGGGCGTTCCCGTACAGGTGATCAAGGTCGTCGTATATATGATCTCCGCTCTCTCGGCGGGGGTTGCCGGCATCATCCAAACCGGCTGGCTCGGCGCAGTCACCACAAATATCGGCGCCGGGATGGAACTCCAGGTCATTGCCGCCGCGGTTATCGGCGGCGCCAATCTGGCTGGCGGCGTCGGCACCGCCTTTGGGGCCTTGATCGGCGCCGCGCTCATCGAGGTTATCCGAAACAGCCTCGGCCTGCTCGGCATCAATGCGTTCTGGCAAGGTAGCTTTATCGGCGGAGCGATTGTGCTCGCCGTTCTCTTCGACCGAATTCGCAACTTGCGACGCGACGAGTAG
- a CDS encoding efflux RND transporter periplasmic adaptor subunit: MKNISWTILAISPWLVFFSALPVHISAQDTPPASRPPPSVVVQSVVDGPVESPSENIGRVEALEAVDVRARVSGFIEEIAFSPGATVSEGDILFVIEPARYEAAVATAKAQVARAEATRQQATDNRNRNAELVRRNTAPRATYEESQTALEIATADLAAAQAGLTKAELDLSYTRITAPISGRIGQPLFTKGNFVGPDVGALVRLVQVDPVRVAFSVTEGDITTFRQRNAADMKSTAEAIKLSLRLPNGSVYDQNGTLEFLSPEVDSRTGTATVGTIFPNPEGLLMPGQFVKLIVGSAQQAMGPSVPQTAVLQDRDGRFLYVMGENNIVRQRRIDTGAKVGDLWAVRQGVKSGEKIVVQGTQRLSDGIAVQPVEQDAGKQP; encoded by the coding sequence ATGAAAAATATCTCCTGGACTATCCTTGCCATCTCTCCTTGGCTCGTCTTTTTTTCAGCATTGCCAGTCCACATTTCAGCACAGGACACCCCTCCTGCGAGCCGACCGCCTCCCAGTGTCGTGGTGCAATCGGTTGTCGATGGACCGGTTGAATCTCCGAGCGAGAATATCGGCCGCGTCGAGGCGCTGGAGGCGGTGGACGTTCGTGCTCGCGTTTCGGGTTTCATTGAGGAAATCGCATTCAGTCCAGGCGCAACCGTAAGCGAGGGCGACATTCTGTTTGTCATTGAGCCTGCGCGTTATGAAGCTGCCGTCGCCACTGCCAAGGCGCAGGTCGCGCGTGCCGAGGCAACCCGTCAGCAGGCCACGGATAATCGAAACAGGAATGCGGAACTTGTCCGACGCAACACCGCGCCGCGCGCCACCTATGAGGAGTCTCAGACGGCCCTTGAGATTGCGACCGCCGACCTTGCCGCAGCTCAGGCAGGCCTCACGAAGGCTGAACTCGACCTTTCCTACACGCGCATAACAGCGCCGATCTCGGGCCGCATCGGTCAGCCGCTTTTTACCAAGGGTAATTTCGTTGGTCCGGATGTCGGAGCGCTTGTCCGATTGGTGCAGGTCGATCCGGTGCGCGTTGCCTTTTCTGTCACCGAAGGAGACATCACAACCTTTCGTCAAAGAAACGCGGCGGATATGAAATCGACAGCCGAGGCCATAAAGCTGAGCCTGAGGTTACCGAACGGCAGCGTTTACGATCAGAATGGTACTCTGGAGTTCCTATCGCCAGAAGTCGATTCAAGAACAGGAACGGCAACCGTCGGAACGATATTCCCAAATCCCGAGGGACTGTTGATGCCTGGCCAGTTCGTCAAGCTCATTGTCGGTAGCGCCCAGCAGGCTATGGGGCCGTCCGTGCCTCAAACCGCCGTCCTGCAGGACCGTGACGGTCGCTTCTTATACGTGATGGGCGAGAACAATATTGTTCGGCAACGCCGTATCGACACCGGGGCGAAGGTCGGTGATCTGTGGGCTGTCCGACAGGGTGTGAAATCGGGAGAAAAGATCGTTGTGCAAGGGACGCAACGGCTCTCCGATGGCATCGCTGTCCAGCCTGTCGAGCAGGATGCTGGGAAGCAGCCATGA
- a CDS encoding ATP-binding cassette domain-containing protein — protein sequence MAVLELTNISKHFGAIQAVNDVSFSLEAGQVVGLMGDNGAGKSTLVKMIAGNFRPSHGTMRLDGAEIVLHRPKEARLHGIEIVHQDLALCNNLTAAANVFLGRELRRGIWPFRILDYKTMYKRAGEIFRELKSETRPRDLVKQMSGGQRQAVAIGRTMLSEAKIVLMDEPTAAISVRQVAEVLNLIRELRDRGIVVVLISHRMPDVFSVADRVIVMRRGRKVADKPIAASSPEEVTGLITGAIEQV from the coding sequence GTGGCGGTTCTCGAGCTCACCAATATTTCCAAACATTTCGGTGCCATCCAGGCCGTCAACGACGTTTCGTTTTCGCTAGAAGCGGGGCAAGTCGTTGGCCTCATGGGCGATAACGGCGCGGGCAAGTCGACGTTGGTCAAGATGATCGCCGGCAACTTTCGACCGAGCCACGGAACCATGCGTCTCGATGGTGCCGAGATCGTGCTGCATCGGCCGAAGGAAGCGCGGCTGCACGGCATCGAAATCGTTCATCAGGATCTGGCGCTCTGCAATAATCTTACGGCAGCAGCAAATGTGTTCCTCGGACGAGAATTGCGACGCGGCATATGGCCCTTTCGCATCCTCGACTACAAGACCATGTACAAGCGCGCCGGCGAGATCTTCCGCGAGCTCAAGTCGGAGACGCGACCACGCGATCTCGTCAAGCAAATGTCAGGTGGCCAGCGGCAAGCGGTCGCGATTGGCCGGACGATGCTGTCGGAGGCGAAAATCGTGCTGATGGACGAGCCAACCGCAGCCATTTCCGTGCGCCAGGTCGCCGAGGTTCTCAATCTGATCCGCGAATTGCGCGACCGGGGCATTGTCGTCGTCCTGATCAGCCATCGCATGCCCGACGTCTTTTCGGTCGCAGACCGTGTGATCGTGATGCGGCGGGGCAGAAAAGTAGCCGACAAGCCAATTGCGGCGAGTTCGCCTGAGGAAGTGACAGGGCTCATTACCGGCGCCATCGAACAGGTGTGA
- a CDS encoding EF-hand domain-containing protein, with the protein MKRVALLTGFVFFTAIAAAAQNQPVAMNQGQMDRLDRDKNGAVDRSEYQAFMTSAFTSLDKNKDGSLNSDEVVGVLTVQQFSATDANGDGKVSQNEFLTRVMADFKTADRGGDGSLQ; encoded by the coding sequence ATGAAAAGAGTAGCCCTGCTGACGGGATTCGTTTTTTTTACCGCCATCGCTGCCGCCGCGCAGAATCAACCGGTAGCTATGAACCAGGGCCAAATGGACCGGCTCGATCGTGACAAGAACGGAGCGGTCGACCGATCCGAATATCAAGCCTTCATGACGTCGGCCTTCACGAGCCTGGACAAGAACAAGGACGGCAGCCTGAACTCTGACGAGGTCGTCGGAGTTCTGACCGTCCAGCAATTTTCCGCCACCGACGCTAACGGTGACGGCAAAGTCAGCCAGAATGAGTTCCTGACTAGGGTGATGGCGGACTTCAAGACCGCCGACCGCGGCGGCGACGGGAGCCTGCAGTAA
- a CDS encoding AraC family transcriptional regulator, translating into MRAEGAIGRDKLPSGAISGENPSAAKQTPVEPGQRACGPTHLPTYELTTHDLPPGYQFEAWRNNFAPMLEFDEPDDMTVGFGGKQVTWDLGCLAFSRIETDALGFVSLPGHTRRDPLDHWTLTTLLYGCVNTIAPARTFEGSAGVVQVHSLARPFEGNITNSEMLMLFVPRDFCTEVTSALNAAEFSNLSTGMGRLFTDYMIGLAKRLPVIDEAELPALVAATRAMILACASPSADRIEEAREPIASVLIERAHRIIQARLFDPKFGAESLRRELGVSRSRLYRLFEPFGGVMHYIQHRRLLDAHSALSDPTDQRRIIEIAEQHCFNDGTEFSRAFRREFGCSPTDVRSGQKVDLPYKPAADLKAYAPEERFGVLLRRLHG; encoded by the coding sequence ATGAGAGCCGAAGGCGCAATTGGACGAGATAAATTGCCCAGCGGCGCGATCTCAGGTGAAAACCCCTCGGCGGCGAAGCAAACACCAGTTGAGCCCGGACAAAGAGCGTGTGGCCCCACGCACCTGCCCACTTATGAGCTCACGACACACGATCTCCCCCCGGGGTACCAGTTTGAAGCCTGGCGCAACAATTTTGCACCCATGCTCGAGTTCGACGAACCCGACGACATGACAGTCGGCTTTGGCGGCAAGCAAGTGACCTGGGACCTCGGTTGCCTTGCCTTCTCTCGTATCGAGACCGACGCATTGGGATTCGTCAGCCTGCCTGGACATACACGACGGGATCCACTGGATCACTGGACGCTGACAACGTTACTTTACGGGTGCGTGAATACCATCGCACCAGCCAGGACATTTGAAGGCAGTGCGGGTGTGGTTCAGGTCCATTCTCTTGCCCGACCCTTCGAAGGGAATATCACCAATAGCGAAATGCTGATGTTGTTCGTTCCACGTGATTTTTGCACCGAGGTCACGAGCGCCCTGAATGCCGCGGAATTCTCCAATCTCAGCACCGGAATGGGTCGGCTGTTCACGGACTATATGATTGGCCTTGCCAAGCGGTTGCCGGTGATTGATGAAGCTGAACTTCCAGCACTGGTGGCTGCCACGCGGGCAATGATACTTGCCTGTGCGTCGCCTTCTGCAGACCGTATAGAGGAAGCGCGCGAGCCGATTGCGTCGGTGCTGATCGAAAGGGCGCATCGAATTATCCAGGCCAGATTATTCGATCCGAAGTTTGGGGCAGAGTCCCTGCGTCGGGAACTTGGCGTCTCACGCTCGCGGCTCTATCGGCTGTTTGAACCGTTCGGCGGCGTCATGCATTATATTCAGCATCGGCGCCTTCTCGATGCACATTCGGCACTGAGTGACCCGACCGATCAACGCCGTATCATCGAGATCGCCGAGCAACATTGTTTCAACGATGGGACGGAATTCAGCCGCGCTTTTCGGCGCGAATTCGGTTGCAGTCCCACCGATGTAAGGAGCGGGCAAAAGGTCGATCTGCCGTACAAGCCGGCGGCCGATCTCAAGGCGTACGCGCCTGAAGAACGATTTGGTGTGCTGTTGCGCCGGCTTCACGGCTGA
- a CDS encoding substrate-binding domain-containing protein yields MRKALLLTAAVLALTAGQALAKKQLVIVVKGLDNPFFEAINQGCQKWNKENASAEYECFYTGPASTSDEAGEAQIVQDMLGKADTAAIAISPSNAKLIAQTLKTANPSVPVMTLDADLAAEDAALRKTYLGTDNYLMGARIGEYIKKAKPKGGKICTIEGNPGADNILRRAQGMRDTLTGQKGLTALKGEGGWTEVAGCPVFTNDDGAKGVQAMTDILAANPDLDAFGIMGGWPLFGAPQPYRDLFKPMAEKIGSNEFVIGAADTIGDEVAIAKEGLVTALVGQRPFEMGYKAPTVMMDLIAGKAVDDPVFTGLDECTKDTVDTCIQK; encoded by the coding sequence ATGAGGAAGGCATTACTACTTACAGCCGCAGTTTTAGCATTGACCGCAGGGCAGGCCCTGGCGAAGAAGCAACTCGTCATCGTCGTGAAAGGTCTCGACAATCCGTTCTTCGAAGCAATCAATCAAGGTTGCCAGAAGTGGAACAAGGAAAACGCTTCCGCGGAATATGAGTGCTTCTACACCGGTCCGGCATCGACATCCGATGAAGCCGGCGAAGCGCAGATCGTGCAGGATATGCTGGGCAAGGCGGACACTGCCGCGATCGCGATCTCGCCGTCAAATGCAAAGCTCATCGCCCAGACCCTGAAGACCGCCAATCCGAGCGTTCCGGTGATGACGCTTGATGCCGATCTTGCTGCCGAGGATGCGGCCTTGCGCAAGACCTATCTCGGCACCGACAACTATCTGATGGGCGCACGTATCGGCGAGTACATCAAGAAGGCCAAGCCGAAGGGCGGTAAGATCTGCACGATCGAAGGCAATCCGGGAGCAGACAATATTCTGCGTCGCGCGCAAGGCATGCGTGACACGCTCACTGGCCAGAAAGGCCTTACGGCATTGAAAGGCGAGGGTGGTTGGACGGAAGTCGCCGGCTGCCCGGTCTTCACCAATGACGACGGCGCCAAGGGCGTGCAGGCAATGACTGATATCCTCGCAGCCAATCCCGACCTCGATGCATTCGGCATCATGGGCGGCTGGCCCTTGTTCGGCGCGCCGCAACCCTATCGTGACCTGTTCAAGCCGATGGCTGAGAAGATTGGCAGCAATGAATTCGTCATCGGTGCGGCCGACACGATCGGCGACGAGGTTGCCATTGCGAAGGAAGGCCTGGTGACTGCACTCGTCGGTCAACGGCCGTTCGAGATGGGCTACAAGGCACCGACGGTGATGATGGATCTGATTGCGGGCAAGGCAGTCGACGATCCGGTATTCACCGGGCTCGATGAGTGCACGAAGGACACGGTCGATACCTGCATTCAAAAGTAG
- a CDS encoding FadR/GntR family transcriptional regulator, whose product MPDKKSGKPTTPVEMATADRSATTRRPNAARMTGASVHLSLAGEIGLRIVRGDYPPGTILPNEAKWSQVFDVSRSAVREAIKMLMAKGLLSSRPKIGSWVEPKERWNLLDRDVLGWYVASPDRESFLRAVQELRHMIEPEATALAAERRTEAQMETISQALRDMDQATSLQQRTEADARFHIAILRASGNDLLVPLGVLIESALNHLFAYVTREEDDLQYVMKLHENIEKSVRLRRPNMARNAVRRVLANTDQIIARWSR is encoded by the coding sequence ATGCCTGACAAGAAATCGGGAAAGCCGACGACCCCGGTCGAGATGGCGACGGCTGACCGCTCAGCTACCACGAGGCGCCCAAATGCCGCCCGCATGACCGGAGCGAGTGTTCATCTTTCTTTGGCAGGCGAGATCGGCCTCAGGATCGTGCGCGGTGACTATCCGCCCGGCACGATCCTGCCAAACGAGGCAAAATGGTCGCAAGTTTTTGACGTCAGCCGGTCGGCAGTGCGTGAAGCGATCAAGATGCTGATGGCAAAGGGCTTGCTTTCCTCCCGCCCGAAAATCGGCAGTTGGGTCGAACCCAAGGAGCGCTGGAACCTGCTGGATCGGGATGTATTGGGCTGGTATGTGGCATCTCCCGATCGTGAATCGTTTTTACGGGCGGTGCAAGAACTCAGGCACATGATCGAGCCGGAAGCGACAGCGCTTGCTGCTGAGCGCCGAACCGAGGCGCAAATGGAGACGATCAGTCAGGCCCTGCGAGATATGGATCAGGCGACATCACTCCAGCAGCGGACAGAAGCCGATGCGCGATTTCACATCGCGATCTTGCGGGCCTCGGGAAATGATCTGCTGGTGCCGCTCGGTGTATTGATCGAATCGGCGCTGAACCACCTTTTCGCTTATGTCACGCGAGAGGAAGACGACTTGCAATATGTCATGAAACTTCATGAAAATATTGAGAAAAGCGTCCGCTTGCGACGACCGAACATGGCGCGCAACGCAGTCCGCAGGGTACTGGCGAATACAGACCAAATCATAGCGCGGTGGTCGCGATAG
- a CDS encoding NAD-dependent epimerase/dehydratase family protein produces MLILVTGATGKVGQRFIAGLLDDPRFSKARVRALCHNRLCDATDRVEVIRGSIADRDVVAAALNDVTHVVHLATCKETPENIMDVTVKGLFWLLEEFRGSATARQFILIGGDAGIGHFHYRHSGPITESVRHCAYPGSYALSKVLEEVMLEQFGIQYGLNGCCLRAPWIMEKDDFKYSLSFGNDVFGGPDWKTLVPEEAARRYAAMGTVPLLLDADGRSLKRNFVHVDDLVSAILSAIDNPRAERQLFNICMDRPVDYAEVAAYLSRTRNLDSVEIPSRFHSNWMDNSKAKYLLNWRPNYDLEMLIDSAWQYERSKEEPRIVWYPG; encoded by the coding sequence ATGCTGATCCTTGTTACCGGTGCCACGGGCAAGGTCGGGCAGCGCTTCATTGCTGGGCTGCTTGACGATCCGAGATTTTCCAAAGCCCGTGTTCGCGCGCTTTGCCATAACCGTTTGTGCGATGCGACCGATCGTGTCGAAGTCATCCGCGGCTCGATCGCCGATCGCGATGTTGTGGCAGCCGCGCTCAACGATGTTACCCATGTCGTTCATCTCGCCACATGCAAGGAAACCCCTGAAAACATCATGGACGTTACGGTCAAGGGTCTCTTCTGGCTTCTCGAGGAGTTCCGCGGAAGCGCCACGGCACGTCAGTTTATCCTGATCGGCGGCGATGCGGGCATTGGGCATTTCCACTATCGCCACTCCGGCCCGATCACCGAGAGCGTCCGCCATTGCGCCTATCCGGGAAGCTATGCGCTCTCCAAGGTTCTGGAAGAGGTCATGCTGGAGCAGTTCGGCATTCAGTATGGCCTTAACGGGTGTTGCCTGCGGGCGCCGTGGATCATGGAAAAGGACGATTTCAAGTATTCACTGTCCTTTGGGAATGACGTCTTTGGCGGCCCGGACTGGAAGACGCTCGTTCCGGAAGAAGCGGCGCGACGCTATGCGGCCATGGGCACAGTGCCGCTGTTGCTCGATGCTGACGGCCGTTCGTTGAAACGCAACTTCGTGCATGTCGACGATCTCGTATCCGCAATATTGTCAGCGATCGACAACCCCCGAGCGGAGAGGCAACTCTTCAATATCTGCATGGACCGACCTGTCGACTATGCTGAAGTCGCTGCCTACCTGTCCCGCACGCGAAATCTCGACTCGGTCGAGATACCAAGCCGCTTCCATTCGAACTGGATGGACAACAGCAAGGCGAAATACCTGCTCAATTGGCGGCCAAACTACGATCTCGAAATGCTTATCGACTCGGCGTGGCAATACGAGCGTTCGAAGGAGGAGCCTCGTATCGTGTGGTATCCGGGTTGA